One region of Vibrio pelagius genomic DNA includes:
- a CDS encoding LuxR C-terminal-related transcriptional regulator, translating to MAIPEVHQAILIAENNLQSTLLKESIEQKVKLDIKLVSPEKLSTKSLQVPNLDLVIIDYPTMSNQYIEKYQEIRDDIKSDVHEVLLNTPNDFPHHEMLKWQYLVGIFYASDTLDKLVTGFKCIMQDEMWMSRKLISQYIRFYRERQCAKTSPYYLKLTKREQQIIKLLGDGASNTQIADALYVSENTVKAHLHNTFKKIKVKNRLQALIWVKNNIASNEFIQ from the coding sequence ATGGCTATTCCGGAAGTTCATCAGGCCATTTTAATAGCAGAGAATAATTTGCAATCAACGCTGCTCAAAGAATCCATAGAACAAAAGGTGAAATTAGACATTAAGTTAGTATCACCAGAAAAGCTATCCACTAAATCATTGCAAGTACCTAACTTAGATCTGGTGATTATTGATTACCCAACGATGAGTAACCAGTACATCGAAAAATATCAAGAGATTAGGGATGATATCAAGAGTGATGTTCATGAAGTATTGTTAAATACCCCTAACGATTTCCCTCACCATGAGATGCTCAAATGGCAGTATTTGGTTGGCATTTTTTATGCATCTGACACACTTGATAAGCTCGTGACGGGCTTTAAGTGTATTATGCAAGATGAAATGTGGATGAGTAGAAAGCTCATCTCCCAGTACATTCGCTTTTACAGAGAGAGACAGTGTGCGAAAACCAGCCCTTACTACCTGAAACTCACCAAACGTGAGCAGCAGATCATCAAGCTCCTTGGCGATGGTGCGTCTAACACACAAATTGCGGATGCACTTTACGTAAGTGAAAACACGGTTAAAGCGCATCTTCACAATACCTTTAAAAAAATCAAAGTGAAAAATCGATTACAGGCGTTAATTTGGGTAAAAAATAACATTGCGAGCAATGAATTTATCCAATAA
- a CDS encoding serine/threonine protein kinase — MDFSLSSTQLFYHLIDKESSERDLILSDVRRSSPQLAHEVDALLKQANNDSVIEALEAHLSTTSQATICYENLHIDRYVIGHELGRGGFASVYYATRCDSLFHQQYAIKFFHPEILGLLGQEALFSEAQLLADVSHSNIAKVYDAGVYNGVVYIVMEFVDGVNLKTYLSSQKLSFGQKLMMFRDICLAVEHAHQHQVVHGDLKPQNILICSDGTPKIIDFNIALKVQPLNIGDRGVHISSVVALTRSYASPEQLDGDTIDCRTDVYALGRILYLDILRAQPRGDMTKVVALATHCSLNHRYARAIDLAKDIENVRCCFPLTQESTVRVEVIKKSIVRSPVFTLCSTALMLIMVVVIMALSTATQDLNRQKLTLDSVLNDVTASVYPMNNNLTDWEVGIESRENRPKLLLDSPSAPYWPQSREELNDPIRVVRSRAADEVEHSSIELMNIQFVPIGDEEHDEIQPTDEALASKESLG, encoded by the coding sequence ATGGACTTTAGCCTCAGTAGCACTCAACTTTTTTATCATCTGATTGATAAGGAATCCAGCGAACGCGATCTTATCCTCTCTGACGTTCGTCGAAGCTCGCCCCAACTTGCTCATGAAGTCGATGCCTTATTGAAACAAGCCAATAATGATTCTGTGATTGAAGCACTAGAGGCGCACTTATCGACAACCAGTCAAGCAACTATCTGCTACGAAAACCTTCACATTGATCGATATGTTATTGGTCATGAGTTGGGCAGAGGGGGCTTTGCTTCGGTTTACTACGCGACTCGCTGCGATTCGCTTTTTCATCAGCAGTACGCAATCAAGTTTTTTCATCCCGAGATTTTAGGACTGTTAGGTCAAGAGGCGCTCTTTTCAGAAGCACAGCTTCTTGCTGATGTTAGCCACTCCAATATTGCCAAAGTTTACGATGCAGGTGTCTATAACGGAGTGGTGTATATCGTGATGGAGTTCGTGGATGGGGTGAACTTAAAAACGTATCTAAGCTCGCAAAAGTTGAGTTTTGGACAGAAATTGATGATGTTCCGAGATATTTGTTTGGCCGTCGAGCATGCTCATCAACATCAAGTGGTGCATGGAGATCTCAAGCCACAAAACATACTGATTTGTAGCGATGGTACGCCGAAAATCATCGACTTTAATATTGCCCTAAAAGTACAACCGCTCAATATTGGAGACAGGGGCGTCCACATCTCAAGTGTAGTCGCACTCACTCGAAGCTATGCAAGTCCAGAACAGCTTGATGGAGATACGATAGATTGTCGCACGGATGTTTATGCCTTAGGTCGGATTCTGTATTTGGACATCCTTAGGGCTCAGCCGAGAGGTGACATGACTAAGGTTGTGGCGTTAGCGACTCACTGTTCACTTAACCATAGATATGCCAGAGCGATAGATCTTGCCAAAGATATCGAAAACGTTCGCTGCTGTTTCCCTTTAACTCAAGAGTCGACAGTAAGGGTCGAAGTGATAAAAAAGTCAATTGTTCGCTCTCCAGTTTTTACTCTGTGCAGTACAGCTCTGATGTTGATCATGGTTGTTGTCATTATGGCTTTGTCGACAGCGACTCAAGACCTTAATCGTCAAAAATTGACACTGGATTCGGTGCTTAATGATGTCACGGCCAGCGTCTACCCCATGAATAACAATTTGACGGATTGGGAAGTGGGTATCGAGAGTCGAGAAAACCGACCTAAACTTTTATTGGATAGTCCTTCAGCCCCCTATTGGCCGCAAAGTCGGGAGGAATTGAATGATCCAATTCGAGTTGTCCGTAGTCGAGCGGCTGATGAGGTTGAACACAGCTCTATTGAGCTTATGAATATACAGTTTGTGCCTATAGGAGATGAAGAGCATGATGAGATTCAACCAACCGATGAGGCTCTTGCTTCAAAAGAATCTTTGGGGTGA
- a CDS encoding putative Ig domain-containing protein, translating into MKKQGLLAASIAVALVGCGSDNESSAPTTFSITAIDGYLANANVSVDSTQDGVCDLSQGKTDNKGQANLSVEYRNSTVCVDAVAGQTIDSNRGLVQHDFTLANAGSGTIINPMTNMVQKLLAADTELTLAEAEEQVVAAITGDAGLEVSQALIFGDYIADTSEQAEALNLIGEKLVDYSDENIETKLKLAQAMAEATQEIIETGKSLDGYSPIINIPPGGGDITLTPNTRPKVVGTTNPVELTLGDAWLPYDVSDKFQDAEGNDMTFTMVVVNGEGSNGLSIDEQTGLITGEPESAGGFTYHIFATDEHNARSYPLTFEVTVLTENKPPVLDEGELANLQSTMNAWVMTEGETLDDTLDVSALFTDSDGDDLDYKVETTLSTVTRTGFNALVSDDGIVSFTGLIPRSAAADTETVTVSVNDGVNSDWVSATLSFPIIEEAPLPPGDTHPLEENTWYFLERGSNGTSYAQVWCDTVRFENGEIFYNEREQSNKSECTTEATMKVGTYVIEGDTLVGSYTEDDETMTMRYDITNDYDSNVISPGAVTMLWTEEGRSSRYVGFSSQADAEKRIQVKSSDGPELRDAYLYWPGEQAHQYQLISTSLQMNTAEPSSDNSYDYIKVWMNGISCDGLLASHNGDAAIFERFTVTSETISASNGNSLHPQFCDDVFEGDTPNAVLSFLFGLDNSYSLELDETYSIIGQISDDWSEYITDVNFNMVWDGSSNDD; encoded by the coding sequence ATGAAAAAGCAAGGTTTACTGGCAGCGTCAATTGCAGTGGCTTTAGTCGGGTGTGGTTCGGACAACGAATCCAGCGCCCCAACAACATTTTCTATTACCGCAATTGATGGCTACTTAGCTAATGCCAATGTTTCGGTAGATAGTACTCAAGATGGTGTTTGTGATCTGTCTCAGGGTAAAACGGATAATAAAGGTCAAGCAAATCTCAGCGTAGAGTATCGAAATTCCACAGTCTGTGTAGATGCAGTTGCAGGTCAAACAATCGACAGCAACCGTGGTCTTGTACAACACGACTTTACTTTAGCAAATGCGGGCAGTGGCACAATCATCAACCCGATGACTAACATGGTGCAAAAACTGCTGGCCGCAGACACCGAACTTACTTTGGCAGAGGCAGAAGAGCAAGTGGTCGCTGCTATCACGGGTGACGCAGGTCTTGAGGTGTCACAAGCTCTTATCTTTGGTGACTACATTGCCGATACTTCAGAGCAAGCAGAAGCACTGAACCTGATTGGTGAAAAGCTGGTGGACTATTCTGATGAAAATATTGAAACCAAGCTAAAACTAGCACAGGCGATGGCAGAGGCAACGCAAGAGATCATTGAAACTGGCAAGTCTCTTGATGGCTACTCGCCAATTATTAATATTCCACCAGGCGGTGGCGATATCACCTTGACGCCGAACACTCGACCAAAAGTTGTTGGTACGACTAACCCTGTTGAATTGACGCTAGGTGATGCTTGGCTTCCGTACGATGTAAGCGACAAATTCCAAGATGCTGAAGGTAATGACATGACCTTCACTATGGTTGTTGTTAATGGTGAAGGCAGTAATGGCCTGTCTATCGATGAGCAAACGGGCTTGATCACGGGTGAACCTGAGAGTGCTGGCGGTTTCACTTATCATATTTTCGCTACTGATGAGCACAATGCTCGTTCATACCCACTGACGTTTGAAGTAACCGTGTTAACGGAAAACAAGCCACCTGTTTTGGATGAAGGCGAACTGGCAAACCTACAGTCGACAATGAATGCATGGGTGATGACAGAAGGTGAGACGTTAGACGATACGTTAGATGTCAGTGCATTGTTCACAGACAGCGACGGTGACGACCTTGACTACAAAGTAGAAACAACATTATCAACAGTCACTCGCACAGGCTTTAATGCTTTAGTGAGTGATGACGGCATAGTGAGCTTCACTGGTCTGATTCCGCGTTCAGCTGCGGCAGATACTGAAACAGTGACGGTTTCAGTGAATGATGGCGTGAACAGTGATTGGGTTTCGGCAACCTTGAGTTTCCCAATCATTGAAGAAGCACCGTTACCACCTGGCGATACACATCCGCTTGAAGAGAACACTTGGTATTTCTTGGAGCGAGGCTCTAACGGAACGAGTTACGCTCAAGTATGGTGTGACACAGTGCGTTTTGAAAATGGTGAGATCTTCTACAACGAGCGTGAGCAAAGCAACAAATCTGAATGTACCACTGAAGCGACCATGAAAGTGGGAACCTATGTTATTGAGGGTGACACCCTAGTTGGCTCATACACGGAAGACGATGAGACAATGACCATGCGCTACGACATCACTAATGACTACGATAGCAACGTAATCTCACCAGGTGCCGTGACCATGCTTTGGACTGAAGAGGGGCGTTCGAGTCGTTACGTTGGATTTAGCAGCCAAGCGGATGCAGAAAAGCGTATTCAAGTGAAATCCAGTGATGGTCCAGAGTTGCGTGATGCTTATTTGTACTGGCCTGGCGAACAAGCACACCAATACCAGTTGATTTCGACTTCATTACAGATGAATACAGCAGAACCTTCTTCGGATAATTCATACGACTACATCAAGGTGTGGATGAATGGTATTAGCTGTGATGGATTGTTGGCGTCGCACAATGGCGATGCGGCTATTTTTGAACGATTCACTGTGACGTCTGAAACCATTTCGGCAAGCAATGGTAATAGCTTACATCCACAATTCTGTGACGATGTATTCGAAGGCGACACGCCAAATGCGGTGCTTTCATTCCTGTTTGGATTAGATAACAGCTACTCACTTGAGTTAGACGAGACTTACAGCATCATTGGCCAAATCAGTGATGACTGGAGCGAGTACATCACTGATGTGAACTTCAATATGGTGTGGGATGGTTCGTCGAACGACGACTAA
- a CDS encoding ECF-type sigma factor, translating into MIETEDARVDSDHLTALISQWQIGCKKSEEQIFHFAYRRLKELAQQRRQKSGARFNKESTNTTALIHESYLKVTALDKGAIGKTRDFYLMAAKAMQHILINQAWAAQADKRQPDQSLVIEQTLSIEGLPLERRIALEQSLVEFTRHYPRQSNVLKLKYYIGLKHTEICQLLECSSSLVEKDLKFAKSWLHNRLAA; encoded by the coding sequence ATGATTGAAACTGAGGACGCTAGGGTCGATAGCGATCACCTGACAGCGTTGATTTCACAGTGGCAGATTGGTTGTAAGAAGTCTGAGGAACAGATATTTCATTTTGCCTACCGTAGGCTAAAAGAGTTGGCTCAACAGCGTCGTCAAAAGTCGGGCGCTCGTTTTAACAAAGAGTCCACTAACACTACCGCTCTGATTCATGAGTCATATTTGAAGGTAACTGCATTGGATAAAGGAGCAATAGGGAAAACTCGAGATTTTTATTTGATGGCTGCCAAAGCAATGCAACACATTCTGATCAATCAAGCGTGGGCAGCACAAGCGGATAAGCGTCAACCTGATCAATCGCTTGTCATAGAACAGACATTGTCGATTGAAGGCCTGCCTTTAGAACGCAGGATTGCATTAGAACAATCTTTGGTTGAGTTTACCCGACACTATCCACGTCAATCTAATGTATTGAAGCTAAAGTACTACATTGGGCTGAAGCATACCGAGATCTGCCAACTTCTAGAGTGCAGCTCTAGTCTGGTCGAAAAAGATCTTAAATTTGCTAAGAGCTGGCTCCACAACAGGTTGGCGGCCTAA